A section of the Primulina eburnea isolate SZY01 chromosome 1, ASM2296580v1, whole genome shotgun sequence genome encodes:
- the LOC140834378 gene encoding fatty acyl-CoA reductase 1-like isoform X2, which translates to MEDIEIVQYFEGKTIFITGATGFLAKIFLEKILRVQPNVKKLFLLIRPTTKRSIEQRLHEEILGIDLFRVLREGMGEDMISLLEKVIPIPGDISHDNLGILDSGLTHNMLQEIDIIVNSAATTNFDERYDVALGINVLGATNVENFARKCSKLETLLHVSTAYVHGNGVGLIPERAFRKGDTLDGAKISYLDINTETKIAKERLRELQTQNATEKEITRAMKDLGIERAMLHGWPNTYVFTKAMGEMVLENFKGEANLIILRPTIITSTITEPFSGWIEGLRTLDSIFVAYGKGKLKFFVGDPESTLDMIPGDMVVNCMVAAIAVAAASRPNSDESRLSIYHIGSSNCNPLKFADIKWLMHRFLIENPLLDGRGKPIKVGEPTTLNTMASFHRYIATHYLPFVKGLQFVNMICCNHFESAYTSARRRISHAMHLAELYRPYIFFQGIFDDVNTKNLRKTIKTSQTSMNLLNFDPKNVQWDEYFLKTHFVGVTKYAMK; encoded by the exons ATGGAAGATATTGAAATTGTGCAATATTTTGAGGGCAAGACCATTTTCATCACTGGTGCCACTGGCTTTCTTGCAAAGA TTTTCTTGGAAAAAATACTTCGTGTGCAGCCAAATGTGAAGAAATTGTTTCTTCTGATTAGGCCGACAACCAAGAGGTCTATCGAGCAACGCCTACATGAAGAG ATTCTCGGCATCGATTTGTTTCGTGTTCTACGAGAAGGGATGGGAGAAGACATGATCTCTTTGTTGGAAAAAGTTATACCGATTCCGGGTGACATTTCTCATGACAACTTGGGAATTCTCGACTCAGGGTTGACACATAATATGTTACAAGAAATAGACATTATTGTGAACTCTGCTGCGACGACCAATTTTGATGAGAG ATATGATGTGGCGTTGGGGATTAATGTGTTGGGAGCCACGAATGTGGAAAACTTTGCAAGAAAATGTTCAAAATTAGAGACACTACTCCATGTTTCCACGG CATATGTACACGGCAATGGTGTTGGCCTCATACCAGAGAGAGCATTTCGGAAGGGAGATACCCTTGATGGAGCTAAGATCTCGTATTTAGACATTAACACGGAGACGAAGATCGCGAAGGAAAGGTTGAGGGAACTTCAAACACAGAATGCAACAGAAAAAGAAATCACAAGGGCTATGAAGGATTTAGGCATTGAAAG AGCAATGCTGCATGGATGGCCAAACACGTACGTGTTCACGAAGGCAATGGGGGAGATGGTTTTGGAGAATTTCAAGGGAGAGGCCAATCTTATTATACTACGTCCCACTATAATAACTAGCACTATTACAGAGcctttctctggttggattgaagGTTTAAG AACTTTGGACAGCATCTTTGTTGCCTACGGAAAAGGGAAACTGAAATTTTTCGTAGGTGATCCCGAGTCAACACTTGACATG ATACCAGGAGACATGGTGGTAAATTGTATGGTTGCAGCAATAGCAGTAGCAGCTGCATCACGTCCAAATAGTGATGAATCAAGATTATCCATATATCATATTGGTTCTTCGAACTGTAATCCCCTAAAATTTGCAGACATAAAGTGGCTAATGCATCGGTTTTTGATTGAGAATCCATTGTTAGATGGCAGAGGAAAACCTATAAAAGTAGGCGAACCTACGACATTAAATACAATGGCAAGCTTTCACAGATACATTGCAACTCATTACTTGCCGTTTGTCAAG GGATTGCAATTTGTGAATATGATATGTTGCAACCACTTTGAAAGTGCATACACCAGTGCCAGAAGACGAATCAGTCATGCTATGCATCTGGCAGAGCTCTACAGACCTTACATATTCTTCCAAGGAAT atttgatgacGTTAACACTAAAAATTTACGAAAGACGATAAAAACCTCGCAAACGAGTATGAACTTGTTGAATTTTGATCCAAAGAATGTTCAATGGGATGAGTACTTTTTGAAAACTCATTTTGTTGGAGTTACGAAGTATGCAATGAAGTGA
- the LOC140834396 gene encoding fatty acyl-CoA reductase 3-like, whose translation MELGSILQFLENSCILVTGATGFLAKIFIEKILRVQPNVKKFYVLLRAQDTNSAMLRFNHEVISKDLFRVLKGNYGENFHSFLSQKVRVVAGDITFENLGVEDSNLLEEMWKEIDIVVNSAATTNFDERYDASFKINTLGALHVLNFSKKCAKLKVLLHVSTAYVCGEKGGLIMETPYKMGEALNGTPGLDIYSEKKLMEDTLKQLGAQNYSQDDIKSAMKDFGIQRARKFGWPNTYVFTKVMGEMMLGELRENVPLVIIRPTIITSTYKEPFPGWAEGVRTIDSLAVGYGKGKLTCFTGDPKSIVDVIPADMVINAMIVAMAANANQPNESIYHVGSSVSNPLELKWFQEYGHLYFSRNPWIDKDGKPIIVGKVNMFDTMDSFRRYMALHYLLPLKGLEILNTACCRYFDNMYVELCRKIKYVMRLVDLYVPYLFFKGYFDDLNTEKLRREAKESGVVEAEMFYFDPKEIKWDEYFMNIHMPGAVKYVFK comes from the exons ATGGAGTTGGGCAGCATTCTTCAGTTCTTGGAGAACAGTTGTATTCTTGTCACCGGTGCCACTGGCTTTcttgctaaga tTTTCATTGAGAAGATACTTCGAGTTCAGCCAAATGTTAAGAAGTTTTATGTTCTTTTGAGGGCTCAAGATACAAACTCTGCCATGCTCCGTTTCAACCATGAG GTTATATCGAAAGATTTGTTCAGGGTTCTGAAAGGAAATTATGGGGAAAATTTCCATTCTTTTTTGTCGCAAAAAGTTAGAGTGGTGGCAGGAGATATTACTTTCGAAAATTTGGGCGTGGAAGATTCAAATTTACTTGAAGAGATGTGGAAAGAAATCGATATTGTTGTTAACTCAGCTGCCACTACTAACTTTGATGAAAG ATATGACGCTtcgtttaaaataaatacgcttGGTGCATTGCATGTCTTGAATTTCTCCAAGAAATGTGCCAAATTAAAGGTGCTCCTTCACGTATCAACAG CTTACGTATGTGGTGAAAAAGGAGGACTAATAATGGAGACCCCTTACAAAATGGGAGAGGCACTGAACGGGACACCAGGTTTGGACATTTACTCTGAGAAGAAATTGATGGAGGACACGCTCAAACAGCTAGGGGCACAAAACTATTCCCAAGATGATATTAAATCAGCCATGAAAGATTTTGGTATCCAAAG GGCAAGGAAATTCGGATGGCCAAATACCTACGTGTTCACTAAAGTCATGGGAGAAATGATGTTGGGAGAATTGAGAGAAAACGTGCCACTTGTAATAATTCGTCCCACGattattacaagtacttacaaAGAACCCTTTCCTGGTTGGGCTGAAGGAGTCCG AACAATAGATAGCTTAGCTGTTGGATATGGTAAAGGAAAACTAACATGTTTTACTGGTGATCCCAAGAGCATTGTTGATGTG ATACCGGCGGACATGGTGATAAATGCAATGATCGTAGCAATGGCAGCCAATGCAAATCAACCAAATGAAAGCATATATCATGTTGGATCCTCGGTATCAAACCCTTTGGAACTGAAGTGGTTTCAAGAATACGGGCACCTATACTTCTCTCGGAACCCATGGATAGACAAGGATGGAAAGCCAATAATCGTGGGCAAAGTCAATATGTTCGATACGATGGATAGTTTTCGAAGATACATGGCTCTTCATTACTTGCTTCCTTTGAAG GGACTAGAAATATTGAACACTGCGTGCTGCCGATACTTCGATAACATGTACGTCGAGTTATGCAGAAAGATCAAATATGTGATGCGCTTGGTGGATCTCTATGTACCTTATTTGTTCTTCAAAGGATA CTTCGATGATTTGAATACAGAAAAACTGAGAAGGGAAGCAAAGGAAAGTGGGGTCGTCGAGGCTGAAATGTtctattttgatccaaaagaaataaaatggGATGAATACTTCATGAACATTCATATGCCTGGAGCAGTGAAATATGTCTTCAAGTGA